A stretch of Lepisosteus oculatus isolate fLepOcu1 chromosome 11, fLepOcu1.hap2, whole genome shotgun sequence DNA encodes these proteins:
- the srrm1 gene encoding serine/arginine repetitive matrix protein 1 isoform X6 — protein MMQINLTGFLNGKNAREFMKDLWPLLLSAQENIAGIPSAFLEQKKEEIKQRQIEQEKLASLKKQDEEKEKKEKEDKENRERDRSKSPRRRKSRSGSPRRRSPAKRDRKRSHSRSPRRRTKSPSSSPLRLLRKPEPQLPEPDQSEAVKKDLLVQEASSTSDVVKDVKPDSVAETKEASPEKPSKKEEKPKPKEKDKDGRRDRNRHRSRSRSKSRSRSRSHSRSRRRPRSRSRSYSPRRRPSPRRRPSPRRRSPPRRPPPPPRHRRSRSPVRRRRSPSPSSSGSSSSSSSSRSRSPQKKAVKRVSTTPPRKPRRGSPSASPARRRVRTPPTASSPPKSRRSPSPLQSGRARKGRGSPSPSRASAGKRKPGTKVESPSPAPKPRRSEPSESEDDKGGKGATADSVQQRRQYRRQNQQSSSETGSSSSSEDEGPKKTGARNGEIKRRRPRSASRSASPSPRRRHREASPRMPLGKRWQSPVAKRRRRSPSPPGRRHRSPSPPRRRRSPSPPPRRRSPTPPPRRRSPSPRRYSPPIQRRYSPSPLPPKRRGSASPPPPKRRTSPSPAPKRRPSRSPPPKRRSSPLPKRRTPPASPPRHRRSPPPAGRPNRDARSPPVHGKRLSPSPAGRGRALRGSPSPPPRRVPSGSPPPPPVRRQQSPSPTNRPIRRVSRTPEPKKTKKASPSPLPVRRMPTRSVSRSPEPAAKKRPLAPSASPSPSRSASGSPPPAVKKANSASPSPSPAKNSDQEASGKKKKKKKDKKHKKDKKHKKHKKHKKEKAAMAAAAGPDAAVPEAHPDSDPKKDSDSEAEDNLDDLEKHLREKALRSMRKAQMSPSDS, from the exons ATGATGCAGATTAACCTGACTGGGTTCCTGAATGGAAAGAACGCACGGGAATTCATGAAGGATCTGTGGCCCCTGCTTTTGAGTGCCCAAGAGAACATTGCTGGCATACCCTCTGCCTTCCTGGAGCAGAAGAAAGAGGAGATAAAGCAGAGACAG ATTGAACAAGAAAAGCTGGCGTCTCTGAAGAAACAGGATGAGGAAAAGGAGAAGAAGGAAAAGGAGGACAAGGAGAACAGAGAAAGGGACAGATCCAAAAGCCCACGAAG GAGGAAATCGCGGTCCGGCTCCCCCCGGCGGCGCTCCCCGGCGAAGCGCGACCGGAAGCGGAGCCACTCGCGGTCCCCCCGGCGCAGGACGAAGAGCCCCAGCAGCTCGCCGCTGCGGCTGCTCCGGAAGCCGGAGCCGCAGCTACCCGAGCCCGACCAGTCCGAGGCGGTGAAGAAGGACCTGCTTGTACAGGAAGCGTCATCGACTAG TGACGTTGTAAAGGATGTCAAGCCGGACTCCGTGGCGGAGACGAAGGAAGCCTCTCCCGAGAAGCCGTCGAAGAAGGAGGAGAAGCCGAAGCCGAAAGAAAAGGACAAGGACGGCCGGCGGGACAGGAACCGGCACCGGTCGCGCTCCCGCTCGAAATCCCGGTCCCGCTCCCGGTCGCACTCCCGCTCCCGGAGGCGGCCCAGATCCCGCTCCAG ATCCTACTCTCCACGGAGGAGGCCGAGCCCAAGGAGACGCCCCTCGCCTCGCAGGAGAAGCCCTCCCAGACGTCCCCCTCCACCTCCACGTCACAGGAGAAGCAGATCCCCCGTCAGGAG GCGACGCTCTCCCTCCCCCTCGTCTTCCGGGAGCAGCTCGTCGTCCTCGTCGTCGCGCTCCCGGTCCCCGCAAAAGAAGGCCGTGAAGCGCGTCTCCACCACGCCGCCCCGCAAACCCCGCCGCGGTTCCCCGTCGGCCAGCCCGGCGAGGAGGAGGGTCAGGACGCCCCCGACGGCCAGCTCGCCTCCCAAGAGCCGCCGCTCCCCGTCGCCGCTGCAGTCGGGCCGGGCCAGGAAGGGTCGCGGATCCCCCTCCCCTTCCAGAGCCTCAG CTGGAAAACGTAAACCTGGTACAAAGGTTGAATCGCCATCACCAGCCCCAAAGCCAAGAAGATCAGAGCCTTCGGAAtcag AAGATGATAAAGGTGGGAAGGGGGCTACAGCAGATTCTGTGCAGCAGAGACGTCAGTATCGCAGACAGAATCAGCAGTCTTCATCAG AGACgggctcctcctcttcctctgaaGACGAAGGCCCCAAAAAGACGGGGGCGCGGAACGGGGAGATCAAGAGGAGGCGCCCTCGCTCGGCCTCCCGCAGCGCCTCCCCGTCGCCCAGGAGGCGGCACAGGGAGGCGTCTCCGAG GATGCCGCTTGGAAAGAGGTGGCAGTCACCAGTGGCTAAAAG GCGCAGGAGAAGCCCCTCTCCCCCAGGAAGACGCCACCGATCTCCTTCCCCGCCGAGGCGCCGCAGATCTCCATCCCCTCCACCCAGGCGAAG GTCCCCGACTCCTCCACCTCGCAGACGCTCCCCCTCTCCCAGGCGGTACTCTCCCCCAATTCAGCGCCGCTACTCTCCGTCTCCGCTCCCACCGAAGCGGAGAGGGTCCGCGTCGCCCCCTCCCCCCAAACGTCGCACGTCTCCTTCCCCGGCCCCCAAACGGAGGCCCTCCAGGTCGCCCCCTCCTAAGCGCAGGAGCTCCCCGCTGCCGAAGAGGCGCACCCCACCTGCCTCTCCCCCCCGACACAGGAGGAGCCCCCCTCCAGCGGGCCGGCCGAACCGAGACGCTCGCTCCCCTCCTGTCCACGGCAAGCGCCTGTCGCCCTCGCCCGCGGGCCGCGGCCGCGCGCTGCGGGGGTCTCCGAGCCCCCCCCCGCGCCGCGTCCCCTCCGGCTCCCCGCCTCCCCCGCCTGTGAGGCGGCAGCAGTCTCCCTCTCCGACTAACAGGCCCATACGGAGGGTGTCTCGAACGCCAGAACCGAAGAAGACAAAGAA GGCATCGCCAAGCCCCCTGCCTGTGAGGAGGATGCCCACCAGATCCGTGTCCCGGTCTCCAGAACCAGCTGCCAAAAAGCGCCCACTAGCTCCCTCTGCTTCCCCTTCTCCGTCTCGGTCAGCCAGCGGGTCCCCCCCCCCAGCGGTTAAAAAAGCCAATAGCGCCTCACCAAGTCCATCTCCTGCAAAG AACTCTGATCAAGAAGCCAGTggcaagaaaaagaagaagaagaaggacaAGAAACACAAGAAGGACAAAAAGCACAAGAAGCACAAGAAACACAAGAAGGAGAAGGCAGCCATGGCGGCGGCTGCCGGCCCGGACGCTGCAGTCCCAGAAGCCCATCCCGACTCGGATCCCAAGAAG GATTCAGACAGTGAAGCAGAAGACAACCTTGATGACTTAGAGAAGCACCTGCGAGAGAAGgccctgcggtccatgcggaAGGCTCAGATGTCCCCCTCAGATTCTTGA
- the srrm1 gene encoding serine/arginine repetitive matrix protein 1 isoform X4, whose protein sequence is MDAGFFRGTSAEQDNRFSNKQKKLLKQLKFAECLEKKVDMTKVNLEVIKPWITQRVTEILGFEDDVVIEFIFNQLEEKNPDSKMMQINLTGFLNGKNAREFMKDLWPLLLSAQENIAGIPSAFLEQKKEEIKQRQIEQEKLASLKKQDEEKEKKEKEDKENRERDRSKSPRRRKSRSGSPRRRSPAKRDRKRSHSRSPRRRTKSPSSSPLRLLRKPEPQLPEPDQSEAVKKDLLVQEASSTSDVVKDVKPDSVAETKEASPEKPSKKEEKPKPKEKDKDGRRDRNRHRSRSRSKSRSRSRSHSRSRRRPRSRSRSYSPRRRPSPRRRPSPRRRSPPRRPPPPPRHRRSRSPVRRRRSPSPSSSGSSSSSSSSRSRSPQKKAVKRVSTTPPRKPRRGSPSASPARRRVRTPPTASSPPKSRRSPSPLQSGRARKGRGSPSPSRASAGKRKPGTKVESPSPAPKPRRSEPSESEDDKGGKGATADSVQQRRQYRRQNQQSSSETGSSSSSEDEGPKKTGARNGEIKRRRPRSASRSASPSPRRRHREASPRMPLGKRWQSPVAKRRRRSPSPPGRRHRSPSPPRRRRSPSPPPRRRSPTPPPRRRSPSPRRYSPPIQRRYSPSPLPPKRRGSASPPPPKRRTSPSPAPKRRPSRSPPPKRRSSPLPKRRTPPASPPRHRRSPPPAGRPNRDARSPPVHGKRLSPSPAGRGRALRGSPSPPPRRVPSGSPPPPPVRRQQSPSPTNRPIRRVSRTPEPKKTKKASPSPLPVRRMPTRSVSRSPEPAAKKRPLAPSASPSPSRSASGSPPPAVKKANSASPSPSPAKNSDQEASGKKKKKKKDKKHKKDKKHKKHKKHKKEKAAMAAAAGPDAAVPEAHPDSDPKKTVKQKTTLMT, encoded by the exons ATGGACGCGGGTTTTTTCCGC GGCACGAGTGCGGAGCAAGACAATCGCTTCAGCAACAAGCAGAAGAAACTTTTGAAACAGCTCAAATTTGCAGAATGTCTCGAGAAGAAG GTGGATATGACCAAGGTGAACTTGGAAGTCATCAAACCATGGATAACTCAAAGAGTGACAGAGATTTTAGGGTTCGAGGACGATGTCGTCATCGAGTTCATTTTCAACCAGCTGGAGGAAAAG AATCCGGACAGTAAAATGATGCAGATTAACCTGACTGGGTTCCTGAATGGAAAGAACGCACGGGAATTCATGAAGGATCTGTGGCCCCTGCTTTTGAGTGCCCAAGAGAACATTGCTGGCATACCCTCTGCCTTCCTGGAGCAGAAGAAAGAGGAGATAAAGCAGAGACAG ATTGAACAAGAAAAGCTGGCGTCTCTGAAGAAACAGGATGAGGAAAAGGAGAAGAAGGAAAAGGAGGACAAGGAGAACAGAGAAAGGGACAGATCCAAAAGCCCACGAAG GAGGAAATCGCGGTCCGGCTCCCCCCGGCGGCGCTCCCCGGCGAAGCGCGACCGGAAGCGGAGCCACTCGCGGTCCCCCCGGCGCAGGACGAAGAGCCCCAGCAGCTCGCCGCTGCGGCTGCTCCGGAAGCCGGAGCCGCAGCTACCCGAGCCCGACCAGTCCGAGGCGGTGAAGAAGGACCTGCTTGTACAGGAAGCGTCATCGACTAG TGACGTTGTAAAGGATGTCAAGCCGGACTCCGTGGCGGAGACGAAGGAAGCCTCTCCCGAGAAGCCGTCGAAGAAGGAGGAGAAGCCGAAGCCGAAAGAAAAGGACAAGGACGGCCGGCGGGACAGGAACCGGCACCGGTCGCGCTCCCGCTCGAAATCCCGGTCCCGCTCCCGGTCGCACTCCCGCTCCCGGAGGCGGCCCAGATCCCGCTCCAG ATCCTACTCTCCACGGAGGAGGCCGAGCCCAAGGAGACGCCCCTCGCCTCGCAGGAGAAGCCCTCCCAGACGTCCCCCTCCACCTCCACGTCACAGGAGAAGCAGATCCCCCGTCAGGAG GCGACGCTCTCCCTCCCCCTCGTCTTCCGGGAGCAGCTCGTCGTCCTCGTCGTCGCGCTCCCGGTCCCCGCAAAAGAAGGCCGTGAAGCGCGTCTCCACCACGCCGCCCCGCAAACCCCGCCGCGGTTCCCCGTCGGCCAGCCCGGCGAGGAGGAGGGTCAGGACGCCCCCGACGGCCAGCTCGCCTCCCAAGAGCCGCCGCTCCCCGTCGCCGCTGCAGTCGGGCCGGGCCAGGAAGGGTCGCGGATCCCCCTCCCCTTCCAGAGCCTCAG CTGGAAAACGTAAACCTGGTACAAAGGTTGAATCGCCATCACCAGCCCCAAAGCCAAGAAGATCAGAGCCTTCGGAAtcag AAGATGATAAAGGTGGGAAGGGGGCTACAGCAGATTCTGTGCAGCAGAGACGTCAGTATCGCAGACAGAATCAGCAGTCTTCATCAG AGACgggctcctcctcttcctctgaaGACGAAGGCCCCAAAAAGACGGGGGCGCGGAACGGGGAGATCAAGAGGAGGCGCCCTCGCTCGGCCTCCCGCAGCGCCTCCCCGTCGCCCAGGAGGCGGCACAGGGAGGCGTCTCCGAG GATGCCGCTTGGAAAGAGGTGGCAGTCACCAGTGGCTAAAAG GCGCAGGAGAAGCCCCTCTCCCCCAGGAAGACGCCACCGATCTCCTTCCCCGCCGAGGCGCCGCAGATCTCCATCCCCTCCACCCAGGCGAAG GTCCCCGACTCCTCCACCTCGCAGACGCTCCCCCTCTCCCAGGCGGTACTCTCCCCCAATTCAGCGCCGCTACTCTCCGTCTCCGCTCCCACCGAAGCGGAGAGGGTCCGCGTCGCCCCCTCCCCCCAAACGTCGCACGTCTCCTTCCCCGGCCCCCAAACGGAGGCCCTCCAGGTCGCCCCCTCCTAAGCGCAGGAGCTCCCCGCTGCCGAAGAGGCGCACCCCACCTGCCTCTCCCCCCCGACACAGGAGGAGCCCCCCTCCAGCGGGCCGGCCGAACCGAGACGCTCGCTCCCCTCCTGTCCACGGCAAGCGCCTGTCGCCCTCGCCCGCGGGCCGCGGCCGCGCGCTGCGGGGGTCTCCGAGCCCCCCCCCGCGCCGCGTCCCCTCCGGCTCCCCGCCTCCCCCGCCTGTGAGGCGGCAGCAGTCTCCCTCTCCGACTAACAGGCCCATACGGAGGGTGTCTCGAACGCCAGAACCGAAGAAGACAAAGAA GGCATCGCCAAGCCCCCTGCCTGTGAGGAGGATGCCCACCAGATCCGTGTCCCGGTCTCCAGAACCAGCTGCCAAAAAGCGCCCACTAGCTCCCTCTGCTTCCCCTTCTCCGTCTCGGTCAGCCAGCGGGTCCCCCCCCCCAGCGGTTAAAAAAGCCAATAGCGCCTCACCAAGTCCATCTCCTGCAAAG AACTCTGATCAAGAAGCCAGTggcaagaaaaagaagaagaagaaggacaAGAAACACAAGAAGGACAAAAAGCACAAGAAGCACAAGAAACACAAGAAGGAGAAGGCAGCCATGGCGGCGGCTGCCGGCCCGGACGCTGCAGTCCCAGAAGCCCATCCCGACTCGGATCCCAAGAAG ACAGTGAAGCAGAAGACAACCTTGATGACTTAG